The following are encoded in a window of Podospora pseudoanserina strain CBS 124.78 chromosome 6, whole genome shotgun sequence genomic DNA:
- a CDS encoding hypothetical protein (EggNog:ENOG503PFJ2), whose translation MALTSSFDRQTHPNLTATMSSPDDINDTLSLVSSFYGPGNISCWLLTIAAVLVTWTLNPRSRQQDTITLDFMAALAIPSIAAGHLFYLVFSRQSQDELGEEAPFIDGANLFTSSSQTAIRYAAAVEAPLNVCETFSSVALTMFVTAAWNGGRRRAFAVVVAGLLAFSTEISLFIQTAGIEAATSNLGRPFLFNSLVTMVVIIVMLTFFLVVLLIIGMMAVDFRLRRLVAISDATRTEMEQTLSLKIANAQRVERLTMWLAIIPSAVFAPSSLMVAILSATGWLEETTYIADEHGKTKLLFFIPRSMATITELDQAVSLAIGILTLCFSLWDALRVQWQADIENGG comes from the coding sequence AtggccttgacctcctcatTCGATAGACAGACCCATCCCAACTTGACCGCCACCATGTCGTCACCCGATGATATAAACGACACGCTGTCCTTAGTGTCATCATTCTACGGCCCTGGAAACATCAGCTGCTGGCTACTCACCATCGCTGCCGTGCTCGTGACATGGACGCTCAACCCGAGATCCCGCCAACAGGACACTATCACCCTGGACTTCATGGCCGCCCTCGCGATTCCATCAATCGCAGCCGGGCATTTGTTCTACCTTGTTTTCTCCCGTCAAAGCCAGGATGAGCTAGGCGAGGAAGCACCATTTATCGACGGGGCCAATTTATTTACAAGCTCGTCACAAACAGCCATCCGGTATGCTGCCGCAGTAGAAGCGCCGCTCAATGTGTGTGAAACCTTCTCCAGTGTGGCTCTTACGATGTTTGTAACAGCGGCATGGAACGGGGGACGTCGCAGAGCTTtcgctgtggtggttgccggCCTATTGGCATTTTCTACCGAGATCAGTCTCTTCATTCAGACTGCTGGCATCGAAGCAGCTACGTCGAATCTTGGCCGCCCATTCTTGTTCAACTCTCTTGTGACAATGGTTGTAATCATTGTCATGTtgaccttcttcctcgtGGTGCTGCTGATAATCGGTATGATGGCTGTCGACTTTAGACTCCGGAGACTTGTTGCTATTAGCGACGCAACCCGTACAGAAATGGAACAGACATTGAGCCTGAAGATAGCAAACGCACAACGAGTAGAGAGGCTCACGATGTGGCTTGCGATTATTCCTTCAGCAGTGTTTGCGCCGAGTAGCTTGATGGTCGCAATACTATCAGCCACCGGATGGCTTGAGGAGACAACATACATCGCTGATGAGCATGGAAAAACGAAGTTGTTATTCTTCATACCAAGAAGCATGGCCACTATTACCGAGTTGGACCAGGCGGTTTCCTTGGCTATAGGTATCTTGACGCTTTGCTTCAGCCTTTGGGATGCACTGAGGGTGCAATGGCAAGCTGACATAGAGAACGGGGGTTAA